From Pyrenophora tritici-repentis strain M4 chromosome 1, whole genome shotgun sequence, the proteins below share one genomic window:
- a CDS encoding dsRNA-bind multi-domain protein: protein MAWIQSDEEQEDFLSCDGESDPESSNDESLKVKDRVHQVEDDDSDVDADIARAHGPRTTTERRRAQNDIMKAFAANISASLTQKEVDDAAAKSANEEQLSIRDILAKQDTTVRITNPRDYQTELFQRAKVENVIAVLDTGSGKTHIATLLLRHVLDAELEHRAKGDAPKMAFFLVDSVNLVFQQSNVLRCGLDQNVEGICGSMGASLWSRKTWQTYFDTNMVVVCTAEVLVQCMMHSFITMSQINLLIFDEAHHAKSNHPYARLMKDYYTHELDLSKRPRIFGMTASPVDTKGLSADHIKQAASDLEKLLYAKIATTTESTLASNSISRPDEEVAVYTRLQDEFETPLHQKIKAKFGDLPSFKKFFVASKHHGVELGRWASDMYWSFAFADEQSRKFQERERLKHNRANVDDDVQKWDAKLKRLQEAAEFVQQFDFGKCTLSDKDVSSKVLKLHYWLHRYYERSDEARCIVFVEQRQTARLLQLIFASLGGSNLRCSVLVGVNNRISEQNISLRNQILTVAKFRRGELNCLFATSVAEEGLDIPQCNLVVRFDLYRTMIAYVQSRGRARHRNSKYLHMLEDGNHDHRERIMDVKQDEQVMRNFCRDLPQDRQINEFDKDGTDLLTFEDKLFPTFVTKPGAKLSYRSSLSILNHFVATLPGPDRQTMLQPTYVISSEVQRNVLDPQRRGFVCEVILPEYSPVTSIIGDVQGKKTIAKCSAAFKTCLQLYKKGYLDDNLLPTTFRSLPAGRNALLALSEKKKGMYSMLIKPNFWKLGRGTVPTHLYLTVVDLDSGLDRPHQPLGLLTRHPFPQLPNFPIYLTDGRPSNIVSQPSDTPLPLSETMLDVLTEFTLRIYQDIYNKEYEKDVQKMSYWVVPVVSSQMASLPFVTTINQILDMDQISRVYSKPTWKWTIDTKPEDLIDQYFVDPMNGGRRYYVNRLAPHLKPQDPVPKGIPRQNHKFMDSILDYSDSKWLKTRDISKWNPSQPVLEVEKIPFRRNHLARVEDKEKGELDDLKTYVCPEPLLISNLATPFVVMCYVLPAIIHRFESYLIALDACGVLDLKVSPALALEALTKDSENSEEHGEEKINFKSGMGPNYERLEFLGDCFLKMATSLSVFVQQPDENEFEFHVRRMEMLCNKNLLETAIGKKKVTSVDGTERDIKLYNYIRTDSFSRRTWYPDGMKLLRGKGVNKSEDDWLKLTHNLGDKSIADVCEAFIGAAFQEHYKGGRWNAADWDETVKAVKLFANSPDHEMSKWTDYYAAYQMPKYQIADATAAMLDMACKIEAKHPYHFKYPRLLRSAFAHPSYPYIYENIPNYQRLEFLGDSLLDMAFITHLYYKYPDKDPQWLTEHKTPMVSNKFLGAVCVKLGWHVYIKQNTAILTSQIRDYVLEAQEAEREASSAVDYWVTISEPPKCLADVIEAYTAAIFVDAEFDFSVVQDFFNMHLKPFFEDMTLEAYENFASNHPTTRLSRILSINFGCNDWRMGALEMETLIPGKGKAIAAMIMIHGKVHFYSLGQSGRYARVRVSHAALEKLDGLPPFEFRKKYGCYCAEHGDEMAKGDQMREAMGTSI from the exons ATGGCGTGGATCCAGAGCGACGAAGAGCAAGAGGATTTTCTCTCGTGCGATGGAGAGTCTGATCCCGAATCTTCCAATGACGAGTCGCTCAAAGTAAAAGATAGAGTACACCAAGTCGAAGACGACGATTCCGATGTCGATGCTGACATTGCGCGTGCGCATGGCCCAAGGACTACGACTGAGAGACGCCGAGCGCAGAACGACATCATGAAAGCCTTTGCTGCTAACATCAGTGCAAGTCTAACACAAAAGGAAGTCGATGACGCTGCCGCAAAGAGTGCCAATGAAGAGCAGCTGTCGATCCGCGATATCCTTGCAAAACAAGATACGACAGTCCGCATCACGAACCCTCGCGACTACCAGACGGAGCTATTCCAGAGGGCAAAGGTCGAGAATGTAATTGCGGTGTTAGACACTGGTTCCGGGAAGACTCATATTGCAACCCTCCTGCTGCGACACGTCCTGGACGCAGAGCTCGAACATCGGGCCAAGGGCGACGCCCCCAAAATGGCCTTTTTTCTT GTCGACTCAGTAAATCTCGTGTTTCAACAATCCAACGTTTTGAGATGCGGTCTCGACCAGAACGTGGAAGGCATATGTGGTTCCATGGGCGCTTCGTTGTGGTCTAGGAAGACCTGGCAGACCTACTTCGATACCAACATGGTGGTCGTGTGTAcagctgaggtccttgtgCAGTGCATGATGCACTCTTTCATCACCATGAGTCAGATCAATTTGCTGATCTTTGACGAAGCTCACCATGCGAAGAGCAATCATCCTTATGCCCGCCTAATGAAGGATTATTACACACATGAGCTGGACCTCTCCAAACGACCCCGTATCTTTGGTATGACGGCATCGCCTGTAGATACCAAAGGACTGTCTGCGGATCACATCAAGCAAGCTGCTAGCGATCTTGAGAAGCTCCTATATGCCAAGATTGCCACTACCACAGAGAGCACGCTTGCTTCCAACAGCATCAGTCGGCCAGATGAGGAGGTTGCGGTATACACACGTCTACAGGACGAATTCGAGACGCCACTCCATCAGAAAATCAAGGCCAAGTTCGGGGACCTGCCATCGTTCAAGAAGTTCTTCGTCGCATCCAAACACCATGGTGTCGAGCTCGGACGTTGGGCATCCGACATGTACTGGTCGTTTGCTTTTGCGGACGAGCAGAGTCGGAAATTCCAGGAGCGGGAGCGCCTGAAGCATAATCGCGCTAATGTGGACGATGATGTGCAGAAATGGGACGCAAAATTGAAGCGTCTGCAAGAAGCTGCTGAGTTTGTTCAACAATTCGACTTTGGAAAATGCACGCTGAGCGATAAAGACGTGAGTTCCAAGGTTTTGAAACTTCATTACTGGCTCCACCGATACTATGAGCGCAGCGACGAGGCCCGATGCATCGTTTTCGTTGAGCAGCGACAAACCGCCCGATTGCTTCAACTAATCTTCGCCAGTCTTGGTGGGTCAAACCTTCGATGCAGCGTACTAGTCGGTGTCAACAATCGCATCAGCGAGCAGAACATCTCCTTGCGGAACCAGATTCTTACTGTCGCAAAATTCCGGCGCGGTGAATTGAACTGTCTCTTCGCAACCTCTGTTGCGGAAGAAGGCCTTGATATTCCACAGTGCAACCTGGTCGTCCGATTCGACCTCTACCGCACCATGATTGCATATGTGCAGTCTCGGGGTCGGGCAAGGCATCGTAATTCGAAGTATTTACACATGCTTGAAGACGGTAACCACGACCACCGCGAGAGAATCATGGATGTTAAGCAGGACGAACAAGTGATGAGAAACTTCTGCAGGGATCTTCCACAGGACCGTCAGATCAACGAGTTTGACAAGGACGGCACGGATCTGCTGACGTTTGAAGACAAATTATTCCCGACCTTTGTCACCAAGCCTGGTGCAAAGCTCTCGTATCGCTCCAGCTTGTCTATCCTCAACCACTTTGTGGCAACATTACCAGGGCCCGACAGACAGACCATGCTGCAGCCCACCTATGTCATCAGTTCTGAAGTTCAACGAAATGTTCTCGACCCACAACGTAGAGGTTTTGTGTGTGAAGTGATCCTACCAGAATACTCGCCGGTGACTTCTATCATCGGGGATGTCCAGGGGAAGAAAACCATCGCTAAATGTTCGGCGGCCTTTAAGACCTGTCTTCAATTATACAAGAAGGGGTACCTGGACGATAATCTACTCCCAACAACCTTCAGGAGCTTACCGGCTGGAAGGAATGCGCTGCTAGCGCTCAgcgagaagaagaagggcatGTATTCCATGCTAATCAAGCCGAATTTCTGGAAGCTAGGACGCGGTACAGTCCCTACACACCTGTATCTCACCGTTGTCGACCTCGATTCTGGCCTTGACCGACCTCATCAGCCTTTAGGTCTGCTCACTCGACATCCGTTTCCGCAATTACCAAACTTCCCCATATATCTGACCGATGGAAGACCGTCCAACATTGTCTCCCAACCATCTGATACTCCGTTGCCTTTGTCAGAAACGATGCTAGACGTACTTACAGAGTTTACCTTGCGCATATACCAGGATATCTACAACAAGGAGTATGAGAAGGATGTCCAGAAGATGTCCTATTGGGTGGTTCCAGTAGTTTCTAGCCAGATGGCTTCTCTGCCTTTTGTCACAACCATCAATCAAATCCTGGATATGGATCAGATAAGTCGAGTCTACTCTAAACCCACTTGGAAATGGACAATAGACACCAAGCCTGAGGATTTGATAGATCAGTACTTTGTGGATCCTATGAATGGGGGACGGCGTTACTATGTAAACCGTCTCGCCCCTCATCTCAAGCCCCAAGATCCTGTTCCCAAGGGTATACCTCGCCAGAACCACAAGTTCATGGACAGCATTCTTGACTACAGCGATAGCAAATGGCTGAAGACTAGAGACATCTCCAAATGGAACCCATCACAGCCTGTTCTTGAGGTTGAGAAGATTCCTTTCCGCCGAAACCATCTTGCGCGTGTCGAGGACAAAGAGAAGGGCGAGCTTGATGATCTCAAGACATACGTCTGTCCCGAGCCGCTGCTGATCTCTAAT CTTGCGACACCCTTTGTAGTCATGTGTTACGTTTTGCCGGCCATCATTCACCGCTTCGAGAGCTATCTCATTGCTTTGGACGCTTGCGGGGTTCTTGACCTGAAGGTCAGTCCAGCACTTGCCCTAGAAGCATTGACGAAGGATTCCGAGAACTCAGAGGAACATGGCGAAGAAAAGATCAATTTCAAGAGCGGGATGGGCCCAAACTATGAACG TCTTGAGTTCTTAGGAGATTGCTTTCTCAAAATGGCTACTTCTCTATCGGTGTTCGTTCAGCAACCAGACGAGAATGAGTTCGAGTTTCACGTTCGCCGCATGGAAATGCTCTGCAATAAGAATCTCCTGGAGACAGCAATCGGCAAGAAGAAGGTGACATCTGTGGATGGCACGGAGCGCGACATAAAGCTTTACAACTACATTCGCACTGACTCATTTTCTCG TCGAACATGGTATCCAGATGGAATGAAACTTCTCAGGGGCAAAGGTGTAAACAAATCCGAAGACGACTGGCTCAAACTCACACACAACCTGGGTGACAAGAGTATCGCCGATGTATGCGAGGCTTTCATCGGCGCTGCTTTCCAGGAACACTACAAGGGTGGCCGGTGGAACGCTGCCGACTGGGACGAGACGGTCAAAGCAGTCAAGCTCTTCGCCAACAGCCCCGATCATGAGATGTCAAAGTGGACCGACTACTACGCCGCGTACCAGATGCCAAAGTATCAAATCGCAGATGCCACTGCAGCTATGTTGGACATGGCTTGCAAGATTGAGGCGAAACACCCTTATCATTTCAAGTACCCTCGTCTGCTTCGGTCGGCATTCGCACACCCTTCTTATCCGTACATATACGAGAACATACCAAACTATCAGCG TTTGGAGTTCCTCGGCGATTCCCTCCTCGACATGGCATTCATCACACATCTTTACTACAAGTATCCGGACAAAGACCCTCAGTGGCTCACCGAGCACAAGACACCTATGGTCTCAAACAAGTTTCTCGGTGCAGTATGCGTAAAATTAGGTTGGCATGTTTATATCAAGCAGAACACCGCCATCTTAACATCCCAAATCCGCGATTACGTGTTGGAAGCACAGGAAGCCGAGAGGGAAGCCAGCAGTGCAGTTGACTATTGGGTCACCATCAGCGAGCCGCCAAAGTGTCTGGCTGATGTCATCGAAGCATACACTGCGGCCATCTTCGTCGATGCAGAATTCGACTTTAGCGTTGTCCAAGACTTCTTCAATATGCACCTCAAGCCATTTTTCGAAGACATGACACTGGAAGCCTATGAAAACTTTGCCTCTAACCACCCCACCACCCGTCTCAGCCGCATCCTCTCCATCAACTTTGGCTGCAACGACTGGCGCATGGGTGCATTGGAAATGGAGACGCTCATTCCCGGTAAAGGCAAGGCCATTGCGGCTATGATAATGATTCATGGGAAGGTACATTTTTACTCCCTCGGCCAAAGCGGACGGTACGCGCGTGTTAGGGTGAGTCATGCGGCGTTGGAAAAGCTGGATGGTCTACCGCCGTTTGAGTTTCGGAAGAAGTACGGATGTTATTGTGCTGAGCATGGGGATGAGATGGCGAAGGGAGACCAGATGAGGGAGGCTATGGGGACGAGCATTTAG
- a CDS encoding GDSL Lipase-Acylhydrolase family protein → MASNTVQAPLPEIVVFGASMAEWSFDRNTQGYGWLLENIYAGKARVANEGQAGYTTSRLKDNFDRIIDRATSPGVPQTLLFTIFIGANDACMIGDTPMVPWPFFSANIRNFLDTILTERAMEDTKIVLITPPPINSTVVEKKDDSTAENIEYMNEFRRGAARFRTYMNKKRYAEGIMQIAEEYTETGRVVGLNFWKDIVDAMLEEEGEEYNEDMPPGCGLLGSKNFPKGWFTDGLHLNVKGYGVLSKSLFELVTSKWPELAPENL, encoded by the exons ATGGCTTCCAATACTGTTCAAGCACCGCTGCCAGAGATTGTCGTATTCGGTGCCTCCATGGCGGAATGGAGTTTTGATAGAAACACACAGGGCTATGGGTGGTTACTTGAGAACATATATGCGGGGAAGGCGAGGGTCGCGAACGAAG GTCAAGCTGG TTACACCACTTCCCGCCTGAAAGACAATTTTGACCGCATCATCGACCGCGCCACTTCCCCAGGTGTACCACAAACCCTACTCTTCACGATATTCATCGGCGCAAATGATGCTTGTATGATAGGCGATACACCCATGGTTCCCTGGCCCTTCTTCTCAGCCAACATCCGCAACTTCCTCGACACCATACTCACGGAACGAGCCATGGAGGATACGAAGATCGTCTTGATTACGCCCCCTCCCATAAATAGCACAGTTGTGGAAAAGAAAGACGATAGTACGGCGGAGAATATAGAGTACATGAACGAGTTCAGAAGAGGGGCTGCAAGGTTCAGGACGTACATGAACAAGAAGAGATATGCTGAGGGCATCATGCAAATTGCAGAGGAGTATACGGAGACGGGCAGAGTGGTGGGGTTAAACTTTTGGAAGGATATTGTCGATGCTatgttggaggaggagggggaAGAGTACAACGAAGATATGCCGCCAGGGTGTGGACTGTTGGGGTCGAAGAACTTTCCAAAAGGCTGGTTCACGGATGGGCTGCATTTAAATGTCAAGGGGTATGGGGTACTTTCAAAAAGCTTATTTGAGCTGGTCACGAGTAAGTGGCCTGAGTTGGCGCCTGAAAACCTATAG
- a CDS encoding TAP42 domain containing protein — translation MSEEPQSLRRLFSKAERAREELSSSYETNSPTYQENLSATIATYEECLKISEQVSLFSPNETLEDISSSDLQYMAINYHLAELGQRIFNNDISARKQNLLRARGHYERYLKLLDAYEVLGKADARLFEVYTEDKDNFSTASTKDAAARRDTKIARFREEKQLRQKLEYLRQNPKLAEQDEQVVRDLHLTNLAFMVHQTFASLESMAQELHIISLAPPAPPQGQQAQSPDARQDSRDKDGYSERLDGQYAGLRYSGPILSSDGKPMRPFTLLDSRQTLKKNVFRPDHSLPTMTIDEYLEEEKRRGGMIEGGGPQSEVQPEPNEDDLVAADEETMKQRAWDEYVEANPKGSGNTLNRG, via the exons ATGTCCGAAGAACCGCAAAGCCTACGAAGGCTTTTCTCGAAAGCTGAGAGGGCGCGCGAAGAGCTGTCCTCTTCGTACGAGACAAACAGTCCCACTTACCAGGAAAACCTTAGCGCAACCATCGCCACCTACGAAGAATGTCTGAAGATCTCAGAGCAGGTTTCACTCTTCAGTCCAAATGAGACTCTGGAAGATATTTCGTCGTCAGACCTACA ATACATGGCGATAAACTATCATTTGGCGGAATTGGGGCAAAGGATTTTCAACAACGACATATCTGCACGCAAGCAGAATTTACTACGTGCTCGTGGACATTATGAGCGATATCTGAAGCTCTTGGATGCCTACGAAGTGCTTGGCAAAGCAGATGCGAGGCTTTTTGAGGTTTATACCGAAGACAAGGACAACTTCTCAACGGCCAGCACAAAAGATGCTGCCGCGAGACGAGATACAAAGATTGCCCGTTTCAGAGAGGAAAAACAGTTGAGACAAAAACTAGAG TATCTACGACAGAATCCCAAGCTTGCAGAACAGGACGAACAAGTGGTACGAGATCTACATCTAACCAACTTGGCATTCATGGTACACCAGACGTTTGCTTCGCTGGAGTCAATGGCCCAGGAGCTGCACATCATTTCGCTAGCACCACCTGCACCACCCCAAGGACAGCAAGCACAAAGCCCAGATGCCCGACAAGATAGCAGAGACAAGGACGGCTATTCTGAACGTCTCGATGGTCAGTATGCTGGATTGAGATACTCGGGGCCCATCCTCAGCAGCGACGGTAAGCCCATGCGGCCCTTTACGCTACTGGACAGTCGCCAGACCTTGAAGAAGAACGTGTTCCGCCCAGATCATAGTCTGCCAACCATGACTATCGATGAATATCTGGAGGAGGAGAAGCGAAGGGGCGGCATGATTGAGGGAGGCGGACCGCAGTCTGAGGTTCAGCCCGAACCCAACGAGGACGATCTTGTCGCCGCGGACGAAGAAACGATGAAGCAGCGTGCGTGGGACGAATATGTGGAGGCAAACCCCAAGGGCTCAGGTAATACCCTGAATAGAGGATAA
- a CDS encoding DUF3533 multi-domain protein: MSQMSQLVNRIRLPRAFRPPAQINAEEGTNGYPETNRGKTAPNEAENGKKDEKSKDGSEMEPVGFWHPDLRQVRNRAFVKWTITTSFLMAFILAILSLYWAVFFRVEDRLTHLLVYVVDMDGVAPYDNTGTAPFVGPTITQLVEQQISSGQPTLGWGIRPASDFNNDPLAVHQAIYNFDAWAAIIINPNASALLYSAIATGNASYDPLGACQLVYQDSRDDTNWFDFMLPIISQFMTQAQSQVGKQWAQMVLRNASTNSDILSSMQNVPQALNPSIGFSEYNLRPFYPYTAIPAVSIGLIYLIIISFFSFSFYMPIHMQYVTPGNHPPLKFRQLIIWRWCATLSAYFMLSLAYSFVSLAFQINFSHTNPITNETLPTLQSAGNPVSYGSGTFLVYWMLNFFGMIALGLACENVAMVVGMPWMGLFLIFWVITNVSTSFYDIEIAPGFYRWGYAWPLHSIVEGSRSILFDLHSRLGLDFGILIAWGAVNTAFFPFCCWFMRWKTQKGIHEYWPLD, from the exons ATGTCGCAAATGTCACAGCTGGTTAACCGAATCCGCCTGCCACGCGCCTTCCGACCCCCAGCTCAGATCAATGCCGAAGAAGGCACAAATGGATACCCAGAGACTAATCGCGGGAAAACTGCGCCTAATGAAGCTGAAAACGGGAAAAAAGATGAAAAGTCGAAAGATGGATCTGAGATGGAACCAGTCGGCTTTTGGCACCCGGATCTACGACAGGTCCGTAACCGCGCCTTTGTAAAATGGACAATCACTACATCCTTCCTCATGGCATTCATCCTCGCTATCCTCTCTTTATACTGGGCTGTCTTCTTCAGAGTAGAAGACAGGCTTACCCACCTTCTGGTTTATGTTGTAGACATGGACGGCGTCGCGCCCTACGACAACACGGGCACCGCACCCTTTGTCGGCCCAACCATCACCCAACTGGTCGAGCAACAAATCAGTAGCGGCCAGCCAACCCTTGGCTGGGGCATTCGTCCTGCCTCAGACTTCAACAACGACCCCTTGGCTGTCCATCAAGCAATCTACAACTTCGACGCCTGGGCGGCTATCATCATCAACCCCAATGCCAGCGCGCTCCTGTACTCTGCTATTGCGACTGGAAATGCGAGCTACGACCCTTTGGGCGCATGTCAACTTGTGTATCAGGATTCGCGCGACGACACAAATTGGTTTGACTTCATGCTCCCGATCATCAGCCAGTTTATGACGCAGGCGCAGAGCCAGGTTGGGAAACAGTGGGCGCAGATGGTGCTGCGGAACGCAAGTACCAACTCTGATATTCTTTCTAGCATGCAGAATGTACCGCAGGCACTTAACCCCAGCATTGGTTTCTCAGAGTATAATCTCCGACCCTTTTATCCATACACTGCTATACCTGCAGTATCCATTGGACTCATCT ACCTTATAATAatctccttcttctccttctccttctaCATGCCTATTCACATGCAGTACGTCACCCCGGGCAACCATCCGCCTCTCAAATTCCGCCAATTGATCATATGGCGCTGGTGCGCTACTCTCTCGGCTTACTTCATGCTTTCGCTGGCCTACTCCTTCGTTTCCCTCGCCTTCCAAATAAACTTCTCCCACACAAACCCCATTACCAACGAAACACTACCTACACTCCAGAGCGCTGGCAACCCAGTTTCGTATGGCAGTGGCACCTTCCTCGTGTACTGGATGCTCAACTTTTTCGGCATGATTGCATTGGGTCTCGCGTGTGAGAATGTGGCCATGGTGGTGGGGATGCCGTGGATGGGCCTGTTTCTCATCTTTTGGGTTATTACGAATGTTAGCACGAGCTTCTATGATATTGAAATTGCACCGGGATTTTACAGGTGGGGCTATGCTTGGCCGTTGCATTCTA TCGTCGAAGGCAGTCGATCTATCCTTTTCGATTTACACTCTAGACTTGGGCTCGACTTTGGTATCTTGATTGCTTGGGGCGCTGTGAATACCGCATTCTTTCCTTTCTGCTGCTGGTTTATGAGGTGGAAGACGCAGAAGGGGATTCATGAGTATTGGCCTTTGGATTAA